One genomic segment of Clostridium saccharoperbutylacetonicum N1-4(HMT) includes these proteins:
- a CDS encoding molecular chaperone-like protein produces MSLYSYKLHKSSEGTGRKTKYREKDLRLMTTFQLREICNKEKLVKSIMNPLDKEELVRLIMKYRGEKDLKLIKKHQAGGVERLESFLGRSKKELIKNNNIDYPGKLTIYEALALEIYDNYILKSKEKLEECNVLLVDNNYKVCTIFNIKKLIQNNKEEYYLTKSEFIEAQESESKHYSLLFFSEKDSELLYDIYENNVVEKDHILSFISLPILQFEVKPLVETKMPLAIDFGTSNTTAGIYIDKEIFPGLKETETDSESYEDDRVKFVKLINETKENIEITPLIPSVVGVKNIRDAEIEYVFGYEAMLESRRRYVEDGMSLFYDIKRWISDFEKEEKVIDVKEKTTFIKRKEIIKAYLEYIIALAQQRFKCKFKNIYISCPSKQKYKFHTLFKDILRDYTVESENILEESAAVLYNTISELIEKKKYVQGEWYKALIIDCGGGTTDLTGCSFRISNSRVSYKLDIETSYENGDTDFGGNNLTFRIMQFIKILMANELVNKDKSIKKAIIDEFKIDVFRFVDKNGIKELYETLNEEYEKAESIIPTKFQLYETRSKEDYCKVRSNYYFLFDLAEEVKKLFFSNPDMLKVILAPEGIKISEENLINFDKWKLSYMNRGKLEVVKEAPSVSLSIYEITTLIKGDVYSIIKKFLEKLYENDELYDYSLIKLTGQSCKVDIFRDALKEFIPGRIIEINKSKKETKEEYELKLACLKGSLKYLYAKNFGYADINIESKTPTLPYVLTAYTHTGEQKTLIKGREINKGFISRFMDRILLKLYLKDSHDKVKFEYDYQFNEEELEKANAEIIGEKFPINQHETDNIENNEVKFFVWEEEELWGFYVLAILRKDEELYIGKEKFFYFENDKWEENFFDGRK; encoded by the coding sequence ATGAGTTTATATTCATATAAGCTGCATAAGAGCAGTGAGGGGACAGGCAGAAAAACTAAATATAGAGAAAAAGATTTAAGACTCATGACTACTTTTCAGTTAAGAGAAATATGTAACAAAGAAAAGTTAGTAAAGAGTATAATGAATCCTCTTGATAAAGAAGAACTTGTAAGGCTCATAATGAAGTATAGGGGAGAAAAAGATTTAAAGCTTATAAAAAAACATCAAGCTGGTGGAGTTGAAAGACTTGAGAGTTTTTTAGGAAGAAGTAAAAAGGAACTAATTAAAAATAACAATATAGATTATCCAGGAAAGCTTACAATATATGAAGCTTTAGCTCTTGAAATTTATGACAACTATATTTTGAAGAGTAAGGAAAAGCTTGAAGAATGCAATGTACTTTTAGTTGATAACAATTATAAAGTATGCACTATCTTTAATATAAAAAAATTAATTCAAAATAATAAAGAAGAATATTATTTAACGAAGAGTGAATTTATAGAAGCACAGGAGTCAGAGAGCAAGCATTATAGCCTTTTGTTCTTTTCAGAAAAGGATTCAGAGCTGCTTTATGATATTTATGAAAATAATGTTGTTGAAAAGGATCATATTTTAAGCTTTATTTCACTACCTATTCTTCAATTTGAAGTAAAGCCTTTAGTAGAAACAAAAATGCCTTTAGCTATTGATTTCGGAACTTCAAATACAACAGCTGGAATTTATATAGATAAAGAAATCTTTCCAGGGTTAAAGGAAACTGAAACTGATAGTGAAAGTTACGAAGATGATAGAGTAAAATTCGTTAAGCTAATAAATGAAACTAAAGAAAATATTGAAATAACACCCCTTATACCAAGTGTTGTAGGAGTTAAAAATATAAGGGATGCTGAAATTGAATATGTTTTTGGCTATGAGGCAATGCTGGAGTCTAGAAGAAGATATGTTGAAGATGGAATGAGTTTATTTTATGACATAAAGAGATGGATAAGTGATTTTGAAAAAGAAGAAAAAGTTATAGATGTAAAGGAAAAAACAACCTTTATAAAAAGAAAAGAAATTATAAAGGCTTACTTAGAATACATTATAGCTTTAGCGCAGCAGAGGTTTAAATGTAAATTTAAAAACATTTATATATCATGTCCATCAAAACAAAAATATAAATTCCATACTTTATTTAAAGATATTTTAAGAGATTATACCGTTGAAAGTGAAAATATTTTAGAAGAAAGTGCAGCAGTACTTTACAATACTATTTCTGAGTTAATTGAAAAAAAGAAATATGTACAAGGAGAATGGTACAAGGCTCTTATTATAGATTGCGGAGGTGGAACCACAGATCTTACTGGCTGTAGCTTTAGAATTTCCAACAGCAGAGTTTCTTACAAGTTAGATATTGAAACCTCTTATGAAAATGGTGATACAGATTTTGGAGGAAATAATCTTACCTTTAGAATAATGCAGTTTATAAAAATTCTAATGGCAAATGAGTTAGTTAATAAGGATAAAAGCATTAAAAAAGCTATAATAGATGAATTTAAAATAGATGTATTTAGATTTGTTGATAAGAATGGAATAAAGGAACTATATGAAACCTTAAATGAAGAATATGAAAAGGCAGAAAGCATTATACCAACAAAATTTCAACTGTATGAAACAAGAAGTAAAGAAGATTACTGCAAGGTTAGAAGTAATTATTATTTCTTATTTGATTTGGCAGAAGAAGTTAAAAAGCTATTCTTTTCAAATCCAGATATGTTGAAGGTAATTTTAGCACCAGAAGGAATTAAAATTTCTGAAGAAAATTTAATTAACTTTGATAAGTGGAAATTATCTTATATGAATAGAGGAAAGCTTGAAGTAGTTAAGGAAGCACCAAGTGTTTCACTAAGCATATATGAAATAACAACTTTAATTAAAGGCGATGTCTACAGCATAATAAAGAAATTTTTAGAAAAGTTATATGAAAATGATGAGCTTTACGATTATTCATTAATTAAACTAACTGGACAATCTTGTAAGGTGGACATCTTTAGAGATGCTTTAAAAGAATTTATACCAGGAAGAATAATTGAAATAAATAAGAGCAAAAAAGAAACAAAAGAAGAATATGAATTAAAACTAGCATGTCTTAAAGGTTCTTTGAAATACTTATATGCTAAAAACTTTGGATATGCAGACATAAATATAGAAAGTAAAACACCAACACTTCCATATGTCTTAACTGCTTATACTCACACAGGAGAGCAAAAGACCTTAATAAAAGGAAGAGAAATAAATAAAGGCTTTATATCAAGATTTATGGATAGGATTCTTCTTAAATTATATTTAAAGGATAGTCATGATAAGGTTAAGTTCGAATATGATTATCAATTTAATGAAGAAGAATTAGAAAAAGCAAATGCAGAAATAATAGGAGAAAAATTTCCTATTAATCAACATGAAACAGACAATATTGAAAACAATGAAGTTAAGTTTTTTGTATGGGAAGAAGAAGAGCTTTGGGGCTTTTATGTATTAGCTATTTTAAGGAAAGATGAAGAGCTATATATAGGAAAGGAAAAGTTCTTCTATTTTGAAAATGATAAGTGGGAAGAAAACTTTTTCGACGGAAGAAAGTAA
- a CDS encoding contractile injection system protein, VgrG/Pvc8 family, whose amino-acid sequence MSYNNLRISTYDVKSIEEMYIKNELNDHAVLKLTCIIDDQMKDDYVQKTDERTPIEVFYEKEEAHTSLFNGIIKNIKVITEGYVYKLFIEAKSFDYTMDIQKKKRDFQNINMTTHELIDEVMKAYSKANYDINIPNEPIGEFILQYNETDYEFLKRIVSRYNQCLICAMELQEIHLHLGTPEIPVESKTSIVNYKVSKAIEEYNDIKNNDIADALETDFITYQIRTQEIFNLGENFTFKNKQFYIKSANYTMEGANLENIYELRVKTGLKSKRLYNMNVIGISINGSILEVQRDKVKVKLEISSDIDTSTAYWFPYATVAASPDGGGWYCMPEVGERIRLNCPTKDESRAFVVNAIDSHEGKSGSEAGGDRMSNPDNKSLKTDSGQEVKFTPSGIVIECSGGQASVNLNNDGTVDVVGQNNINIACAQKLSLRAENEMTISAQKSVDILCEAGSSLILSEGDEILVSGTRVQNNG is encoded by the coding sequence ATGTCCTATAATAATTTGAGAATATCTACTTATGATGTTAAATCTATAGAGGAGATGTATATAAAAAATGAATTAAATGATCATGCTGTTTTAAAGCTTACCTGCATTATAGATGATCAAATGAAAGATGATTATGTACAAAAGACAGATGAGAGAACACCAATAGAAGTATTTTATGAAAAAGAAGAAGCACATACTTCTTTATTTAATGGAATTATTAAAAATATTAAAGTAATTACTGAAGGTTATGTGTATAAATTATTTATTGAAGCTAAAAGTTTTGATTACACAATGGATATTCAGAAGAAAAAAAGAGATTTTCAAAACATAAATATGACTACTCATGAGTTAATAGATGAAGTTATGAAGGCTTACTCTAAGGCAAATTATGATATAAATATTCCTAATGAACCAATTGGAGAATTTATATTGCAATATAATGAAACCGATTATGAATTTTTAAAGCGTATAGTATCAAGATATAATCAATGCCTTATATGTGCAATGGAATTACAAGAAATTCATTTGCATCTAGGAACTCCTGAAATTCCTGTAGAATCCAAGACAAGCATAGTAAATTATAAAGTATCAAAAGCAATAGAAGAATATAATGATATAAAAAATAATGACATAGCTGATGCATTAGAAACTGATTTTATAACATATCAAATAAGAACTCAAGAGATATTTAATTTAGGGGAAAACTTTACTTTTAAGAATAAGCAATTTTATATTAAAAGCGCAAATTATACAATGGAAGGTGCTAATTTAGAAAACATATATGAATTACGAGTTAAAACTGGTCTCAAATCAAAACGTCTTTATAATATGAATGTTATAGGAATTTCAATTAATGGTTCAATCTTAGAGGTTCAAAGAGATAAAGTAAAAGTTAAACTCGAAATCAGTAGTGATATAGATACTTCAACAGCCTATTGGTTCCCATATGCAACTGTTGCAGCATCTCCAGATGGTGGAGGTTGGTACTGCATGCCTGAAGTTGGGGAAAGAATAAGATTAAATTGTCCAACTAAAGATGAAAGTAGAGCTTTTGTTGTAAATGCAATAGATAGCCACGAAGGAAAATCAGGCTCAGAGGCAGGGGGAGATAGAATGTCAAATCCTGATAATAAATCGTTAAAAACTGATTCAGGGCAAGAAGTAAAATTCACTCCAAGCGGGATAGTTATAGAATGTAGTGGTGGACAAGCATCTGTGAATTTAAATAACGATGGAACGGTTGATGTTGTAGGACAAAATAATATAAATATTGCGTGTGCTCAAAAACTTTCATTAAGAGCTGAAAATGAAATGACAATAAGTGCACAAAAGTCTGTAGATATTTTATGTGAAGCTGGAAGCAGTCTAATATTATCAGAAGGTGATGAGATATTAGTGAGTGGAACTAGAGTTCAGAATAATGGATAA
- a CDS encoding phage baseplate assembly protein V — translation MDGNQIVEAINYEKIRVNGYNLEAIKSLKIETNINEHALLKLTGILKNEVKDDDINSTTNNKTIEICYVEKESTTLFYGVVTNIEINVELDVYTLNIEAKSMSYLMDIKQKSKSFQNTSMTTHALIDSIMKNYSASNYILNIPNEEVKELLIQYEETDWEFLKRIASKYNQGLFSVMDGKAIQFVMAVPEQAKELKAENINYKIYKDLNSYKYMLENYLQDASEADYMTYEIESHEILKLGDNIQFQGQTFYVYEGIYQIKDSILANCYKLRVKNGLRQERIYNTKVIGSSIDGKIIQVQSDLVKIHLEIDEAQDTGTAYWFKYSTMSASSDGSGWYCMPEIGDSVRVYFPTKDEDEAFAVSAVSNYEQGTGEAEDRMGNPDDKYLRTKNDKQVKLTPGGIFISCDSGQADMSLTSDGTLSITSQNNININAAQDIKIIAQKSFLISAKQGVNFACDKGGGLEFNSSGEIKEKGTQVNVNAE, via the coding sequence ATGGATGGAAATCAAATTGTTGAAGCTATTAATTATGAAAAAATAAGAGTTAATGGTTACAATCTAGAGGCAATTAAAAGTTTGAAAATTGAAACTAATATAAATGAACATGCTCTCTTAAAGTTAACAGGAATTTTGAAGAATGAAGTTAAAGACGATGATATTAATTCGACTACAAATAACAAAACTATAGAAATTTGTTATGTAGAAAAAGAGAGTACGACTTTATTTTATGGTGTTGTTACTAATATAGAAATAAATGTAGAACTTGATGTATATACGTTAAATATTGAAGCAAAAAGCATGTCTTACCTAATGGATATAAAACAGAAATCCAAATCTTTTCAAAACACATCAATGACAACTCATGCTCTTATAGATTCTATAATGAAAAATTATAGTGCCTCTAATTATATTTTGAACATACCTAATGAGGAAGTAAAAGAATTACTTATACAATATGAAGAAACAGATTGGGAATTTTTAAAAAGAATAGCTTCTAAATATAATCAAGGTCTATTTTCAGTTATGGATGGAAAGGCAATACAGTTTGTAATGGCAGTGCCAGAGCAGGCTAAAGAATTAAAAGCAGAAAATATAAATTATAAAATATATAAAGATTTAAATAGTTATAAATATATGCTTGAAAATTATCTACAAGATGCAAGTGAAGCCGACTATATGACATATGAAATAGAGAGCCATGAAATTTTGAAGCTTGGAGATAATATACAATTTCAAGGACAGACTTTTTATGTATATGAAGGGATTTATCAAATCAAAGATAGTATATTGGCAAATTGCTATAAATTAAGAGTTAAAAATGGGTTAAGGCAGGAAAGAATATATAATACAAAAGTTATTGGTAGCTCAATTGATGGGAAAATCATACAGGTTCAAAGTGATTTGGTGAAAATTCATTTAGAAATAGATGAAGCTCAAGATACAGGAACAGCGTATTGGTTTAAATATTCTACCATGTCAGCATCAAGTGACGGAAGTGGATGGTATTGTATGCCTGAAATAGGAGATAGTGTAAGAGTATATTTCCCAACAAAGGATGAAGATGAAGCTTTTGCAGTCAGTGCGGTAAGTAACTATGAGCAAGGAACAGGTGAAGCAGAAGATAGAATGGGGAATCCAGACGATAAGTATTTAAGAACTAAAAATGATAAGCAAGTAAAACTTACACCAGGTGGAATCTTTATTTCTTGTGATAGTGGTCAGGCAGATATGAGTCTTACAAGTGATGGGACACTTAGTATCACAAGTCAAAATAATATAAATATTAATGCAGCACAAGATATTAAAATTATAGCTCAGAAAAGTTTTTTAATAAGTGCAAAACAAGGTGTGAATTTTGCTTGTGATAAAGGTGGAGGATTAGAATTTAATAGTTCTGGTGAAATAAAAGAAAAAGGTACTCAAGTTAATGTTAACGCAGAGTAG
- a CDS encoding pentapeptide repeat-containing protein yields the protein MNREEALEHFDENITKKLAEDFKLKVEENFKANEEKIKNLIIAAMKSIIKKAKDFQEIKKEYKIAVFQFELLRINILNQSYKILAHGYNSSWYLDSDSIYEEIDLSFLFEPFDSFKEKLKKEKKMYMGKVNDYDIEKIIFELVSKYYMDISENVRNWLWDLDEEDWMQESSVDNYYVVKWSEYHGKSETLFAMDNREKNIKELLELKKQDEEKLPFVYSVWKNSVFENGDLTNQNMLFINFKGSKLKNINFSECCIVRGQFKATEIKKCQFANSKLVGTSFENSKIEDSEFSSGNLLGGDFRKAELRYVDFSNSNLKNSNFINAKFKNVSFEGADLEGAIFSAKDIPFINLTSEQLQTIYIDGGEEI from the coding sequence ATGAATAGAGAAGAGGCATTAGAACATTTCGATGAAAATATAACGAAAAAATTAGCTGAAGATTTTAAATTAAAGGTTGAAGAAAATTTTAAAGCAAATGAAGAAAAGATTAAAAATTTAATAATAGCTGCAATGAAAAGCATAATAAAAAAAGCAAAAGATTTTCAAGAAATAAAGAAAGAGTATAAAATAGCAGTTTTTCAATTTGAACTTCTTAGAATTAATATTCTGAATCAATCGTATAAGATATTAGCTCATGGCTATAATTCATCTTGGTATTTAGATTCGGATTCTATATATGAAGAAATAGATTTAAGCTTTTTATTTGAACCTTTTGATAGCTTCAAGGAAAAATTAAAAAAAGAAAAAAAAATGTATATGGGTAAGGTTAATGATTATGATATTGAAAAAATAATATTTGAGCTTGTATCAAAATATTATATGGATATATCAGAAAATGTAAGAAATTGGCTATGGGATTTAGATGAAGAGGATTGGATGCAAGAAAGTTCAGTAGATAATTATTATGTAGTAAAGTGGAGCGAATATCATGGAAAAAGTGAAACGCTTTTTGCTATGGATAATAGGGAAAAGAATATAAAAGAACTTTTAGAATTAAAAAAACAAGATGAGGAAAAGTTGCCGTTTGTATATTCCGTGTGGAAGAATAGTGTATTTGAAAATGGTGATTTAACTAATCAGAATATGTTATTTATAAATTTTAAAGGAAGTAAGCTTAAGAATATAAATTTTTCAGAATGCTGTATAGTAAGAGGACAGTTTAAGGCTACAGAAATAAAAAAATGTCAATTTGCAAATTCAAAATTAGTAGGGACTTCTTTTGAAAATTCAAAAATTGAAGACTCTGAATTTAGCAGTGGAAACTTGTTAGGGGGAGATTTTAGAAAAGCAGAGCTTAGATATGTAGATTTCTCAAATTCAAATCTTAAAAATTCAAATTTTATAAATGCAAAGTTTAAAAACGTATCCTTTGAAGGTGCAGATTTAGAAGGTGCAATATTTAGTGCTAAAGATATTCCTTTTATAAATTTAACTTCAGAACAGCTTCAAACTATATATATAGACGGAGGCGAAGAAATATGA
- a CDS encoding DUF4280 domain-containing protein, producing the protein MASDNEEKYGVIAGTAINETEKGVKDTVNTINQTVTMAERVGGFLKRDIGNEIDWLMLSPEEKAAEKEKEKQEAEAAEAAAQKKKDDDKKAADAEAERIKELQKSYIVHTAAITCSCALHESYVVVPVGHGEFIHGIPQLNVGDSKPEINIRNFGICNSPQNPSVQENAKKIAKDIKDRPKSFTEKVMDFFSKPPEEDVGKDLLKQCVGVCTPMIATEWIDGKEDVLIDGKPALLGKCTLRCTFGGEIKLYTSGQKG; encoded by the coding sequence ATGGCAAGTGATAACGAAGAGAAATATGGTGTCATAGCAGGTACAGCAATAAATGAAACTGAAAAAGGTGTTAAAGACACCGTAAATACAATAAATCAAACTGTGACTATGGCAGAAAGAGTTGGAGGCTTTCTTAAAAGGGATATTGGCAATGAAATTGATTGGTTAATGTTATCTCCAGAAGAAAAAGCAGCTGAAAAAGAAAAAGAGAAGCAGGAAGCAGAAGCGGCTGAGGCAGCTGCTCAAAAGAAAAAGGATGATGATAAAAAAGCTGCTGATGCTGAGGCAGAGAGAATAAAAGAACTTCAAAAAAGTTATATAGTACATACAGCGGCTATTACTTGCAGCTGCGCACTTCATGAAAGTTATGTCGTAGTTCCAGTTGGTCATGGAGAATTTATACATGGAATTCCACAATTAAATGTAGGAGATAGCAAGCCAGAAATAAATATAAGAAATTTTGGAATATGTAATAGTCCTCAAAATCCAAGTGTGCAAGAAAATGCTAAAAAAATAGCAAAGGATATTAAAGATAGACCAAAAAGTTTTACGGAAAAGGTAATGGATTTCTTTTCAAAACCACCAGAAGAAGATGTAGGTAAAGATTTATTAAAACAATGTGTTGGGGTATGTACTCCAATGATAGCTACAGAATGGATAGATGGGAAGGAAGATGTTCTCATTGATGGGAAACCAGCATTGCTTGGAAAGTGTACACTTCGATGTACATTTGGGGGAGAAATTAAATTATATACAAGTGGACAAAAAGGGTAA